Proteins co-encoded in one Meiothermus sp. genomic window:
- a CDS encoding glycosyltransferase family 2 protein, with product MDATVLIPAYNEAAHIGAVVAAAREAGFPVLVVDDGSSDATAQAAEAAGARVLRLPENRGKSAALAFGLAHVQTPYVLLLDADLVGLKPQHLLNLLEPVRSGQLDMAIGVFKSGGLMTDFGNRATPFLSGQRACSTQWLRSVPNLTERRWPEPAITDHLARTQARWAYVELHGAGQIMKEQKRGFWKGLGMRLKMYTELLRYRLGRKTRA from the coding sequence ATGGACGCCACGGTGCTCATTCCGGCCTACAACGAAGCAGCCCACATCGGGGCGGTGGTGGCCGCGGCGCGGGAGGCCGGTTTTCCGGTGCTGGTGGTGGACGACGGCTCAAGCGACGCAACCGCCCAGGCCGCCGAAGCCGCTGGGGCCAGGGTGCTGCGTTTGCCCGAAAACCGGGGCAAAAGTGCAGCCCTGGCCTTCGGCCTGGCCCATGTGCAAACCCCCTATGTGCTGCTATTGGATGCCGATCTGGTGGGGCTAAAACCTCAACACCTGCTGAACCTGCTCGAGCCGGTGCGAAGCGGCCAGCTGGACATGGCCATTGGGGTCTTCAAGTCCGGGGGCCTGATGACCGACTTCGGCAACCGCGCCACCCCGTTTCTCTCGGGGCAACGGGCCTGTAGCACCCAGTGGCTCCGCAGCGTGCCCAACCTGACCGAGCGGCGCTGGCCCGAGCCTGCCATCACCGACCACCTGGCCCGCACCCAGGCCCGCTGGGCCTACGTAGAGCTGCACGGGGCCGGCCAGATTATGAAGGAACAAAAACGCGGCTTCTGGAAGGGCCTGGGTATGCGCCTCAAGATGTACACCGAGCTTCTAAGGTACCGCTTGGGCCGGAAGACTCGAGCTTGA
- a CDS encoding RIP metalloprotease → MSILWFLLIISISIFVHELGHYLAARVQGVGVKNFGVGFGPTLLKFERWGTTWRLNAIPLGGYAEIEGMMPGDTHGYARLSSWGKFLILVAGVVMNLLLAWGVLAALSSIQGIPQTRAEVTEVLPGSLAEQAGFRVGDRILSLNGEKLTAYDQVTRFRQSTGEKVFVVLRDGAEVTIRFNWDNTQARLGIVYRPELVGYTRINFFQGFARAIGETVVAVPRFVQEFVGSIARILSGQQAQGVAGPVGIVNITGQAAEQGLGTLVGLLAAINLSLAVFNLLPIPGLDGGRILVLIANALSGGRIKPETEARLSYGGFIFLILLIVLVTINDIRNLVGG, encoded by the coding sequence ATGAGCATCCTCTGGTTTCTACTGATTATCTCCATCAGCATCTTCGTACACGAGCTGGGCCACTACCTGGCCGCCCGAGTGCAGGGGGTGGGGGTCAAGAACTTTGGGGTGGGTTTTGGCCCTACCCTGCTCAAGTTTGAGCGCTGGGGCACCACCTGGCGGCTCAATGCCATCCCGCTGGGCGGCTACGCCGAGATCGAGGGCATGATGCCCGGCGACACCCACGGCTACGCGCGGCTCTCGAGCTGGGGCAAATTCCTGATTCTGGTGGCCGGCGTGGTCATGAACCTGCTCCTGGCCTGGGGGGTGCTGGCCGCACTCTCCTCTATTCAGGGCATCCCCCAGACCCGCGCCGAGGTCACCGAGGTGCTGCCCGGCAGCCTGGCCGAGCAGGCCGGTTTTAGGGTGGGCGACCGCATCCTCAGTTTGAACGGGGAGAAGCTCACCGCCTACGACCAGGTCACCCGCTTCCGCCAGAGCACGGGCGAAAAGGTGTTCGTGGTGCTACGCGATGGCGCCGAGGTGACCATACGCTTCAATTGGGACAACACCCAGGCCCGGCTGGGCATCGTCTACCGGCCTGAGCTGGTGGGCTACACCCGCATCAACTTCTTCCAGGGATTCGCTCGAGCCATCGGCGAGACGGTGGTGGCAGTGCCACGCTTCGTGCAGGAGTTCGTGGGCAGCATCGCCCGCATCCTCTCAGGGCAGCAGGCCCAGGGGGTGGCGGGGCCGGTGGGCATCGTCAACATCACCGGGCAGGCTGCCGAGCAGGGGCTTGGCACGCTGGTAGGACTGCTGGCGGCCATCAACCTCTCGCTGGCGGTGTTCAACCTCCTGCCCATCCCTGGGCTGGATGGGGGGCGCATCCTGGTGCTCATTGCCAATGCTTTGAGCGGGGGGCGCATCAAACCCGAGACCGAGGCCCGGCTCTCGTACGGGGGGTTCATTTTTTTGATTCTCCTGATTGTGCTGGTGACCATCAACGACATCCGCAACCTGGTGGGCGGCTAG